In the Kribbella sp. NBC_00482 genome, one interval contains:
- a CDS encoding WhiB family transcriptional regulator, whose protein sequence is MAIVDGEAIEEEPNWQERALCAQTDPEAFFPEKGGSTREAKKVCLGCDVRGECLEYALQNDERFGIWGGLSERERRKLKKKAV, encoded by the coding sequence ATGGCGATTGTCGACGGTGAGGCGATCGAGGAGGAGCCGAACTGGCAGGAAAGGGCGTTGTGCGCCCAGACCGATCCAGAGGCTTTCTTCCCGGAGAAGGGCGGTTCCACCCGCGAGGCCAAGAAAGTGTGCCTCGGTTGCGACGTCCGGGGCGAGTGCCTCGAGTACGCGCTGCAGAACGACGAGCGCTTCGGGATCTGGGGCGGTCTGTCGGAACGGGAACGCCGCAAGCTGAAGAAGAAGGCCGTCTGA
- a CDS encoding glycosyltransferase family 2 protein, translating into MEQEAPAGWEFFDSVDFPTDHIDDPMGRQRVRHVVTAVVVGHEGAAWLPRLSEALWALNPRPDRLIAVDTGSTDETAELLAAMPGVEPVVSVSARTGFGMAVARGLEAHGFAPIPSAVGPYGDDGHMPVVEWLWLLHDDCAPAPKALEKLLLQATMAPNTGVWGPKLRLWPRDRELLEVGVTTSLGGRRDTGIENGELDQGQHDQPRNVLAVSSAGMLVRRDVWEALHGFDPRLPMFRDDIDFGWRASRAGYQVGVAPDAVVYHAQAAATGERALAGTRRHAYQLDRAHAYYTVLANAPSKLLPLLILRFLLGTVMRSIWFLIGKTPSGAVDEWTALLGTLLAGGWTQARKSRRNLDQVPYDDIKGLFSRSVHALRHNLEETTSTISERIREAWADEPEEQVVTTARRAKSTARVAVDQPRWRRQLIRRPFLIAWVVLAIGALIAARDLIGGGVLRSNLLLPAQENLSALWHAAASAPPGVTPPAWLAQFWAFSTVMFGPTGATNVLLLGAVPLAGLAAWALLRAFVVDRVARAWGASAYGLAVFTNGAITQGRIGTCVAAIVLPLLGAAVHTVARRRRVVVQGSWRAAWFAGICLAVLFAFTPALALLVSVILVLGAVLGLGWRRQGRQLVFSVVLGLLLVLPWTLDLVQHPSKLGWEAGGPPTAAVGPGDSLPHLLTGTPVGAPAPWWFAVPLILVALVSLLRQSRQRYELLGWFAALAGLAGTLVASRLGGGSGPLMFLMTAGWIITVAVAWDSVGKSTEIIVQGVLGIVLLTTVVTAGFWLVRGMDGPLWRGPAQDLPAYLVASQDPPDNQSILVVRKAPEGQMRFSLVKNGGPRMGALEAAPTAAQTKPLTDVLATLGGGGSGEEGRQLAGLAIDYVYLPGPVDPTLQSTLDSLPGLTRASANDGDASWLVDRSKIKGETPLVDQTHTVWRILGLIGWILALIFCLPTVRRTVAVPQGTHARRDR; encoded by the coding sequence ATGGAACAAGAAGCCCCGGCAGGCTGGGAATTCTTCGACTCCGTCGACTTCCCGACCGATCACATCGACGACCCGATGGGTCGGCAGCGGGTCCGGCATGTCGTCACCGCGGTGGTGGTCGGGCATGAGGGCGCGGCCTGGCTGCCGCGGCTGTCCGAGGCGTTGTGGGCTCTCAACCCGCGCCCGGACCGGCTGATCGCGGTCGACACCGGATCCACCGACGAGACCGCCGAACTGCTCGCCGCGATGCCCGGCGTGGAGCCGGTCGTCAGCGTCTCCGCGCGGACCGGTTTCGGGATGGCGGTTGCCCGCGGTCTCGAGGCGCACGGCTTCGCGCCGATCCCGAGTGCCGTCGGCCCGTACGGCGACGACGGCCACATGCCCGTGGTGGAGTGGCTCTGGCTGCTGCACGACGACTGCGCGCCGGCGCCGAAGGCCCTGGAGAAGTTGTTGCTCCAGGCCACTATGGCGCCGAACACCGGTGTCTGGGGCCCGAAGCTGCGGCTCTGGCCGCGGGACCGGGAGCTGCTGGAGGTCGGCGTCACCACATCGCTCGGCGGCCGCCGCGACACCGGCATCGAGAACGGCGAGCTGGACCAGGGCCAGCACGACCAGCCGCGGAACGTCCTCGCGGTCAGCTCGGCCGGCATGCTGGTACGCCGTGACGTCTGGGAGGCGCTGCACGGGTTCGACCCGCGGCTGCCGATGTTCCGCGACGACATCGACTTCGGCTGGCGCGCCAGCCGTGCCGGCTACCAGGTCGGGGTCGCACCGGACGCGGTCGTCTACCACGCACAGGCCGCCGCGACCGGCGAGCGAGCGCTGGCAGGCACCCGTCGGCACGCGTACCAACTCGACCGCGCCCATGCGTACTACACCGTTCTCGCGAACGCTCCGAGCAAGCTCCTTCCGCTGCTGATCCTGCGGTTCCTGCTCGGCACCGTGATGCGGTCGATCTGGTTCCTGATCGGTAAGACTCCGTCCGGTGCCGTCGACGAGTGGACCGCACTGCTCGGCACCCTCCTCGCCGGTGGCTGGACGCAAGCACGCAAGAGCCGCCGAAACCTCGACCAGGTCCCGTACGACGACATCAAGGGACTGTTCTCTCGGTCCGTGCACGCATTGCGGCACAACCTGGAGGAGACGACCAGCACGATCTCCGAGCGGATCCGCGAAGCATGGGCGGACGAGCCGGAAGAACAAGTCGTCACCACCGCCCGGCGAGCCAAGTCCACTGCACGCGTAGCGGTCGATCAGCCGAGGTGGCGGCGGCAGTTGATCCGGCGGCCGTTCCTGATCGCGTGGGTCGTTCTGGCGATCGGTGCGCTGATCGCGGCCCGCGATCTGATCGGCGGCGGGGTCCTCCGGTCGAACCTGTTGCTGCCGGCGCAGGAGAACCTCTCCGCGTTGTGGCATGCAGCGGCGTCGGCCCCGCCAGGCGTGACGCCACCTGCTTGGTTGGCGCAGTTCTGGGCGTTCTCGACGGTCATGTTCGGTCCGACCGGTGCAACGAACGTCCTGCTGCTCGGTGCGGTGCCACTGGCCGGTCTGGCTGCGTGGGCGTTGCTACGGGCGTTCGTAGTCGACCGCGTGGCGCGGGCCTGGGGCGCGTCGGCGTACGGGCTGGCTGTTTTCACGAACGGTGCGATCACGCAGGGTCGAATCGGGACGTGTGTGGCGGCGATCGTGCTGCCACTGCTCGGTGCCGCTGTGCACACCGTCGCTCGACGACGGCGTGTGGTCGTTCAGGGCAGTTGGCGGGCCGCGTGGTTCGCGGGGATTTGTCTGGCGGTGCTGTTCGCGTTCACGCCGGCACTCGCTCTGCTGGTCAGCGTCATCCTGGTCTTGGGCGCAGTGCTGGGGCTCGGCTGGCGGCGGCAGGGGCGCCAGTTGGTGTTCTCGGTCGTACTGGGCCTGCTGCTCGTGCTGCCGTGGACGCTGGACCTGGTGCAGCACCCGTCGAAGCTCGGGTGGGAGGCGGGTGGTCCGCCGACCGCTGCAGTCGGTCCGGGCGACAGCCTGCCGCATCTGCTGACAGGTACGCCGGTCGGTGCGCCGGCGCCCTGGTGGTTCGCCGTACCGCTGATTCTGGTGGCTCTGGTCAGTCTGCTGCGTCAGTCGCGGCAGCGGTACGAGCTGCTCGGGTGGTTCGCCGCACTGGCCGGTCTGGCCGGGACGCTGGTTGCCAGCCGGCTCGGCGGTGGCAGCGGGCCGTTGATGTTCCTGATGACAGCCGGCTGGATCATCACCGTCGCGGTCGCCTGGGACTCTGTCGGCAAGTCCACCGAGATCATCGTCCAGGGCGTGCTCGGCATCGTCCTGCTGACCACGGTGGTGACGGCCGGCTTCTGGCTGGTGCGCGGGATGGACGGTCCGTTGTGGCGTGGTCCCGCTCAGGACCTCCCGGCGTACCTGGTCGCTTCGCAGGACCCGCCGGACAACCAGTCGATCCTGGTGGTGCGGAAGGCGCCGGAAGGCCAGATGCGGTTCTCACTGGTCAAGAACGGCGGACCGCGGATGGGGGCGCTTGAGGCGGCGCCGACCGCGGCACAGACCAAGCCGCTCACGGATGTCCTGGCGACACTCGGTGGCGGCGGTAGCGGCGAGGAGGGCCGGCAGTTGGCCGGTCTCGCGATCGACTACGTGTACCTGCCCGGTCCGGTGGACCCGACGCTGCAGTCGACGCTCGACTCGCTGCCGGGCCTCACCAGAGCCAGTGCGAACGACGGCGACGCCTCGTGGCTGGTCGACCGGTCGAAGATCAAGGGCGAGACGCCACTGGTCGACCAGACCCACACGGTCTGGCGCATCCTCGGTCTGATCGGCTGGATCCTCGCACTGATCTTCTGTCTGCCGACGGTGCGCCGTACCGTCGCCGTACCGCAGGGCACCCACGCGAGGAGGGACCGGTGA
- a CDS encoding DUF5719 family protein produces MSRLLSDPRLRIGAVVVAMAALAGIGLVTHPEKADTRAQAAVTEPARTVVNRTALSCPALSAGGKMASVVNGVSPTLPEGTPTAPGTADPLTIAPLPATSDPVGSLLKRGTIGSSAVVVKPEPLSIKGTGPLAAGTVGTSTATAQEGVNRGMASVPCQVPGSDFWFVGASGASDRRDVLVLTNLDSINAEVNVTVYARNGAQDLPAARGIVVPALGTSELFLKQVAPNLRDIALHVESTGGRVAAAVRSNASNGTQPGGVDWLNTSAAPATKVFVPAVAPGAGLRILSVANPSDLQATASLTVNGPNGPFKPAGLETVQIAAGSVKTFMLDAVLHGDASAITVTSDQPVTASVRSTDASRTEFSSIGSAEALTGPAYLVIPAHKQPALLQVTAPGKTGSVKFELRDAVGRALTTRALDVVGGATTPIPIPAQPRPTYLMVQQTRGTVVAGVTLMPAAKPAEDDVPQVAAWPLTTSLVFRAQLGAQPDVSAALR; encoded by the coding sequence GTGAGCCGGTTGTTGTCCGACCCGCGTCTGCGGATCGGAGCCGTTGTCGTCGCCATGGCCGCACTGGCCGGGATCGGACTGGTCACTCACCCCGAGAAGGCCGACACCCGCGCGCAGGCTGCCGTCACCGAGCCGGCCCGCACGGTGGTGAACCGTACGGCGCTGTCCTGCCCGGCGCTGTCTGCCGGCGGCAAGATGGCCAGCGTGGTGAACGGAGTGTCGCCGACGCTGCCGGAAGGTACGCCGACCGCGCCGGGGACCGCCGATCCGTTGACGATCGCTCCGCTGCCGGCTACGTCGGACCCGGTCGGGTCGCTGCTGAAGCGCGGAACGATCGGTTCGAGCGCGGTGGTCGTGAAGCCGGAGCCGCTGTCCATCAAGGGCACCGGACCCCTGGCTGCGGGGACGGTCGGTACGAGTACGGCGACCGCGCAGGAAGGCGTGAACCGCGGAATGGCCAGCGTGCCGTGCCAGGTGCCCGGCTCGGACTTCTGGTTCGTCGGAGCGTCCGGTGCGAGCGACCGGCGTGACGTGCTGGTGCTGACCAACCTGGACAGCATCAACGCGGAAGTGAACGTCACCGTGTACGCGCGGAACGGTGCGCAGGACCTGCCCGCGGCCCGGGGCATCGTGGTGCCGGCACTCGGGACGTCCGAGCTGTTCCTCAAGCAGGTCGCTCCGAATCTGCGTGACATCGCCCTGCACGTGGAATCGACGGGTGGTCGGGTAGCGGCCGCCGTACGGTCCAACGCGTCGAACGGTACTCAGCCAGGCGGTGTGGACTGGCTGAACACCTCAGCGGCTCCCGCGACCAAGGTGTTCGTGCCCGCGGTCGCGCCCGGTGCCGGTCTGCGGATCCTGTCGGTCGCGAACCCCAGCGACCTGCAGGCGACCGCGAGCCTGACGGTGAACGGGCCGAACGGGCCGTTCAAGCCGGCCGGTCTGGAGACCGTGCAGATCGCGGCCGGCTCGGTGAAGACGTTCATGCTCGACGCGGTGCTGCACGGTGACGCCAGCGCGATCACCGTGACGTCGGACCAGCCGGTGACCGCGTCGGTGCGGTCCACGGACGCGAGCCGGACCGAGTTCTCGTCGATCGGGTCGGCGGAAGCGCTGACGGGTCCGGCGTACCTGGTCATACCGGCCCACAAGCAACCGGCTCTCCTGCAGGTGACAGCTCCGGGGAAGACCGGCAGCGTGAAGTTCGAGCTGCGGGACGCGGTCGGTCGGGCGCTGACCACGCGGGCGCTGGACGTGGTCGGTGGCGCGACGACGCCGATCCCGATCCCGGCACAGCCGCGGCCGACGTACCTGATGGTTCAGCAGACGCGGGGGACCGTGGTCGCGGGCGTCACGCTGATGCCGGCGGCGAAGCCTGCCGAGGACGACGTACCGCAGGTGGCCGCGTGGCCGTTGACGACGTCGCTGGTGTTCCGCGCCCAGCTGGGTGCCCAGCCGGACGTGAGCGCTGCCCTCAGGTAG
- a CDS encoding DUF3499 domain-containing protein, giving the protein MSIARICSRAGCQKPAVSTLTYVYADSTCVLGPLATYAEPHCYDLCADHADRLTAPNGWEVIRLAPDPAAAGPSSDDLEALANAVREAARPLPRREPGAGTPGAPVEVARRGHLRMLQDPGANTNEG; this is encoded by the coding sequence GTGAGCATCGCCAGGATCTGTTCGCGCGCCGGATGTCAGAAGCCTGCCGTATCGACGCTCACCTACGTCTACGCAGACTCGACCTGTGTCCTCGGTCCACTCGCGACGTACGCCGAGCCGCACTGCTACGACCTGTGCGCCGACCACGCCGACCGCCTCACCGCGCCGAATGGCTGGGAGGTCATCCGGCTCGCTCCGGACCCCGCAGCCGCTGGTCCGTCCTCCGACGACCTGGAAGCCCTGGCGAACGCGGTCCGCGAAGCAGCACGCCCGCTGCCTCGCCGCGAGCCCGGTGCCGGTACTCCGGGCGCTCCGGTCGAGGTAGCCCGCCGCGGCCACCTCCGCATGCTGCAGGACCCGGGCGCCAACACCAACGAAGGCTGA
- a CDS encoding metallopeptidase family protein, whose translation MTEARRHRRHIDRHGRGMLGPISRPSKFAPRGLPLQRSAASQFDEVVAIEVTRLEKRLPQVVARVEFAIEDVPNLELDAIDIPLTHATGGTSHEPYRIVVFRRPIELRAERSGAGLSWLVRSALVLELADVLALSPEQIDPDFDTDED comes from the coding sequence GTGACCGAGGCTCGCCGTCATCGCAGGCACATCGACCGCCATGGGCGCGGAATGCTCGGCCCGATCAGCCGGCCGAGCAAGTTCGCGCCGCGTGGTCTGCCGCTGCAGCGGTCCGCCGCATCGCAGTTCGACGAGGTGGTCGCGATCGAGGTGACGCGGCTGGAGAAACGGCTGCCGCAGGTGGTCGCCCGGGTCGAGTTCGCCATCGAGGACGTGCCGAACCTGGAGCTGGACGCCATCGACATCCCGCTCACGCACGCCACCGGCGGTACGTCGCACGAGCCGTACCGGATCGTCGTCTTCCGGCGCCCGATCGAGCTCCGCGCCGAACGCTCCGGCGCCGGCCTGTCCTGGCTGGTCCGCTCCGCCCTGGTCCTGGAGCTGGCCGACGTCCTGGCGCTGTCCCCGGAACAGATCGACCCGGACTTCGACACCGACGAAGACTGA
- a CDS encoding Gfo/Idh/MocA family protein — protein sequence MNDQKLRVGVVGLGFAGRTALEAFSELPDVEVIGLAGLEKDILTSLGEKHGVPHLYERWEDLLETPGLEAVSIGTPTQLHAPIALAALQKGLHVLSEKPLARTVAEGTAMVEASKQAGRVLKVVFNHRERGDVAALKHQIDEGQLGRIYYAKAHWMRRNGIPGMGGWFTNRELSGGGPLIDLGVHILDMALHLMGEPQVSTVSADTFAELGPRGKGSRDPNANTLGSAFEVEDLATAYLRLQGGGALQLETSWATFRAPGDNFGIELFGTDGGAKIEVQNYTNEDTLRIFTDVGGVPAEVKPATGAGLGHRAVVREFVRIVKSGEWEGQNGSEALQRTEIIDACYASAKAGREVVLHD from the coding sequence GTGAACGATCAAAAACTGCGGGTCGGTGTCGTAGGACTGGGCTTTGCCGGACGGACAGCGCTGGAGGCGTTCTCCGAACTGCCGGACGTCGAGGTGATCGGCCTGGCGGGTCTGGAGAAGGACATCCTGACCAGTCTGGGCGAGAAGCACGGCGTACCGCATCTGTACGAGAGGTGGGAGGACCTGCTCGAGACCCCGGGGCTGGAGGCGGTCAGCATCGGTACGCCGACGCAGCTGCACGCCCCGATCGCGCTGGCGGCCCTGCAGAAGGGTCTGCACGTGCTGTCCGAGAAGCCGCTGGCCAGGACCGTGGCCGAGGGCACCGCGATGGTCGAGGCCTCGAAGCAGGCCGGCCGGGTGCTGAAGGTCGTGTTCAACCACCGCGAGCGCGGTGACGTCGCGGCGCTCAAGCACCAGATCGACGAAGGCCAGCTCGGCCGGATCTACTACGCGAAGGCGCACTGGATGCGCCGCAACGGCATCCCCGGGATGGGTGGCTGGTTCACCAACCGGGAGCTGTCCGGCGGCGGGCCGCTGATCGACCTCGGCGTCCACATCCTCGACATGGCGCTGCACCTCATGGGCGAGCCGCAGGTCAGCACGGTCTCGGCGGACACGTTCGCCGAGCTCGGCCCGCGCGGCAAGGGCAGCCGCGACCCGAACGCGAACACGCTCGGATCGGCGTTCGAGGTGGAGGACCTGGCCACGGCGTACCTGCGGCTGCAGGGCGGCGGCGCGCTGCAGTTGGAGACCAGCTGGGCGACGTTCCGGGCGCCGGGCGACAACTTCGGGATCGAGCTGTTCGGGACCGACGGCGGCGCCAAGATCGAGGTGCAGAACTACACCAACGAGGACACGCTGCGGATCTTCACCGACGTCGGCGGCGTACCGGCCGAGGTGAAGCCGGCGACCGGCGCCGGGCTCGGCCACCGCGCCGTGGTGCGGGAGTTCGTCCGGATCGTCAAGAGCGGTGAGTGGGAAGGCCAGAACGGGTCCGAGGCGCTGCAGCGGACCGAGATCATCGACGCCTGCTACGCCTCGGCGAAGGCGGGACGAGAGGTTGTGCTCCATGACTGA